The following coding sequences are from one Zalophus californianus isolate mZalCal1 chromosome 15, mZalCal1.pri.v2, whole genome shotgun sequence window:
- the FAM25A gene encoding protein FAM25A has protein sequence MLGGLGKLAAEGLAHRTEKATEEAVHAVEGVVKEVVEHAKEAGEKAIADALKKAHDTGDNMVKEVTETVTNTVTNAVTHAAEGLGKLGQ, from the exons ATGCTGGGAGGCCTGGGGAAACTTGCTGCCGAGGGCCTGGCCCACCGCACCGAGAAGGCCACCGAGGAAGCTG TTCATGCTGTGGAAGGGGTGGTCAAGGAGGTGGTGGAGCACGCCAAGGAGGCTGGAGAGAAAG CCATTGCCGATGCCTTAAAGAAGGCCCATGATACAGGGGACAATATGGTGAAGGAAGTCACTGAGACGGTGACCAACACAGTCACAAATGCTGTCACCCATGCAGCAGAAGGCCTGGGCAAACTGGGACAGTGA